From Veillonella dispar, one genomic window encodes:
- a CDS encoding transglycosylase domain-containing protein, with translation MKVFRYLRNLVVFVLVMILAVFIYDGYHRVQGTDRESNAHTTVEKRIEQGEDTLSRTDRIIRLFTFKEKVETALNQRVSKEHWVKGDVIPEYTKNALIAIEDKRYYKHGAIDVLGIIRAFYTNTIAGETVEGGSTITQQVVKNLFLSSKRIMSRKIEEAILASEMEHYYTKDEILTMYLNTVYYGHNYYGIYEAAHGYFGTSPSRLTLGQSAMLAALPNAPSYLDPYTNYKGAKARQKLVLEQMVDQGMITQAEADYAYKQDLGLVDE, from the coding sequence ATGAAAGTGTTTCGCTACCTTCGGAACCTAGTGGTATTTGTGCTAGTTATGATACTGGCCGTGTTTATATATGATGGATACCATAGGGTTCAAGGTACAGATCGTGAAAGTAACGCGCATACAACTGTTGAAAAACGCATAGAACAAGGTGAAGATACCCTTAGTCGCACAGATCGTATTATACGATTATTTACCTTTAAAGAAAAGGTAGAGACGGCACTGAACCAACGTGTTTCTAAAGAACATTGGGTAAAGGGAGATGTCATTCCAGAATATACAAAGAATGCACTCATCGCCATAGAGGATAAGCGATATTATAAGCATGGCGCTATAGATGTACTTGGTATCATTCGCGCCTTTTACACCAATACAATTGCTGGTGAAACTGTAGAGGGTGGCAGTACCATAACACAACAAGTAGTAAAAAATCTTTTCCTTTCATCAAAACGCATTATGAGCCGTAAGATAGAAGAAGCTATCTTGGCGAGTGAAATGGAACATTACTACACGAAGGACGAAATCCTCACCATGTATTTAAATACCGTATATTATGGTCACAATTACTACGGTATCTACGAAGCAGCACATGGCTACTTTGGGACAAGCCCGAGCCGATTGACATTAGGTCAAAGCGCTATGCTCGCAGCCTTACCTAATGCACCATCCTACTTAGATCCTTATACGAACTATAAAGGGGCTAAGGCACGACAAAAACTAGTGCTCGAACAAATGGTAGACCAAGGTATGATTACACAAGCCGAAG
- the dapF gene encoding diaminopimelate epimerase: protein MKLTKMHGLGNDFILFADPQGANKDYTDLAIRLCDRRTGIGADGLVIVVPSDTCDVRMRIINSDGSEAEMCGNGIRCFAKYAYEHGEITKETFTIETLAGIMKPTLTIENGVVTLVTVDMGKPFFNSKDVPMNVDMDKVIDVDIDVNGETVTVSSVLLGVPHTEVYVEDITKAPVTTQGPILEKHDAFPSNTNVNYIEVVNDKHIKVRTWERGAGATLACGTGSCASAVMSFEKGLTGREVDVELYLGTLHISYLEDGTVLMTGPAEEVFETELPID, encoded by the coding sequence ATGAAATTAACAAAAATGCATGGTCTTGGCAATGATTTTATCCTCTTTGCCGACCCTCAAGGTGCTAACAAGGACTATACTGATTTAGCCATTCGCCTTTGCGATCGTCGTACAGGCATTGGCGCTGATGGTTTAGTTATTGTTGTACCATCTGACACATGTGATGTGCGCATGCGCATCATCAACTCCGATGGCAGTGAAGCTGAAATGTGCGGCAATGGTATTCGATGCTTTGCCAAATACGCTTACGAACACGGAGAAATTACAAAAGAAACTTTCACCATCGAAACATTAGCAGGTATTATGAAGCCAACCTTAACCATCGAAAATGGTGTGGTTACACTCGTCACAGTAGATATGGGCAAGCCATTCTTTAACAGTAAAGATGTACCTATGAATGTAGACATGGATAAGGTCATCGACGTAGACATCGATGTAAATGGCGAAACTGTAACAGTGAGCTCCGTATTGCTCGGCGTACCGCACACAGAGGTTTACGTAGAAGACATTACAAAGGCCCCCGTTACGACACAAGGCCCAATCCTTGAAAAACACGATGCATTCCCATCCAATACAAACGTTAACTACATTGAGGTAGTAAACGACAAACACATTAAGGTTCGCACATGGGAACGCGGTGCTGGTGCTACACTAGCATGTGGTACAGGCTCTTGTGCCTCTGCCGTTATGTCCTTTGAAAAAGGCTTAACAGGTCGCGAAGTAGACGTAGAGCTTTACTTAGGAACATTGCATATTTCATACTTGGAGGATGGCACGGTGCTTATGACAGGCCCTGCTGAGGAAGTCTTCGAAACAGAACTTCCTATCGATTAA
- the pfkB gene encoding 1-phosphofructokinase — MIYTITFNPALDYIVRLDQLKTGTINRTTQEYVLGGGKGINVSIVLNNLGMDTTALGFIAGFTGEEIVTQLNQFGVKENFIRLREGLTRINVKVKASDEETEINGRGPIIADDELEALYKQLDTLTEQDTLILAGSIPSSLPSDMYELIMERLQHKNIRIVVDATKDLLTRVLPYKPFLIKPNNHELSEIFGRTLSTKDDLVEAAKALQEKGAQHVLISMAGDGAILVAADGTVYTSPAPKGTLVNSVGAGDSMVAGFITGFEKTGDLQEALYWGISSGSASAYSENLATLTEVEALLSQVRVN; from the coding sequence ATGATTTACACCATTACCTTTAACCCAGCCCTCGATTATATCGTACGTCTTGATCAACTCAAGACGGGCACCATTAATCGCACCACACAAGAGTACGTTCTCGGTGGCGGCAAGGGTATCAACGTATCCATCGTGCTCAACAACCTAGGCATGGATACAACGGCACTCGGTTTCATTGCAGGCTTTACAGGGGAGGAAATCGTAACACAACTGAACCAATTCGGTGTGAAAGAAAATTTCATCCGTCTTCGCGAAGGTTTAACTCGCATCAATGTTAAGGTGAAAGCCTCTGACGAAGAAACAGAAATTAACGGCCGTGGTCCCATCATCGCAGACGACGAACTAGAAGCCCTCTACAAACAGCTCGATACATTAACTGAGCAGGATACTTTGATCCTTGCAGGTAGCATTCCTTCTAGCTTACCAAGCGATATGTACGAACTCATTATGGAGCGCTTACAACATAAAAATATTCGCATTGTGGTAGATGCTACGAAAGACTTACTCACACGGGTCTTGCCATATAAACCGTTTTTAATTAAACCAAATAATCACGAGCTTAGCGAAATCTTTGGTCGTACCCTTTCCACAAAGGATGACCTCGTAGAGGCAGCTAAGGCATTACAAGAGAAAGGCGCACAACATGTGCTCATCTCCATGGCTGGTGATGGAGCTATCTTGGTCGCTGCTGACGGTACGGTATATACGAGCCCTGCCCCTAAGGGTACACTCGTAAATTCCGTAGGCGCCGGCGATTCCATGGTGGCTGGCTTTATTACAGGCTTTGAAAAAACAGGTGACCTACAAGAGGCGCTCTACTGGGGCATCTCTAGTGGCTCTGCCTCCGCTTACTCTGAAAATCTCGCTACACTGACAGAAGTAGAAGCATTACTTTCACAAGTACGAGTTAACTAG
- a CDS encoding metal-sensing transcriptional repressor, producing the protein MKQCMDSENLHRRLRKILGQVQAIDRMIEEDIPCEDVLSQINAAKSALHKVGQVVLEGHINHCVRDGIEHGDVEKTISDFTKAVERFANMGK; encoded by the coding sequence ATGAAACAATGTATGGATTCAGAAAATCTACATCGTCGATTGCGTAAAATCCTTGGTCAAGTGCAAGCTATTGATCGAATGATTGAAGAAGACATTCCATGCGAAGATGTGTTGAGCCAAATTAATGCAGCTAAGTCTGCACTACATAAAGTAGGTCAAGTAGTCCTTGAAGGGCATATCAACCACTGCGTACGAGATGGTATCGAACACGGTGACGTAGAAAAAACCATTAGCGACTTTACAAAGGCTGTAGAGCGCTTTGCAAACATGGGAAAATAA
- a CDS encoding HPr family phosphocarrier protein → MKELTVEITNESGLHARPATAFTQLAAKYASKLTIAANGKTADAKSILTVLTLGATKGTSVTLTADGADEDDALAALSEFLTTNHD, encoded by the coding sequence ATGAAAGAATTAACAGTAGAAATTACTAACGAATCTGGTTTACATGCTCGTCCTGCTACAGCTTTCACACAATTGGCTGCTAAATATGCTTCCAAATTGACAATCGCTGCTAACGGCAAAACAGCTGATGCTAAATCCATCTTAACTGTATTGACTTTGGGCGCTACAAAAGGTACATCCGTTACATTGACAGCTGACGGTGCTGACGAAGACGATGCACTTGCTGCATTAAGCGAATTCTTAACAACTAACCACGACTAA
- the tnpA gene encoding IS200/IS605 family transposase, whose protein sequence is MATKTQSLAHTKWLCKYHIVFTPKYRRKVIYNQYRNSLREILRRLCEYKGVKIIEGELMADHVHMLVLIPPKISVSSFMGYLKGKSALMMFDKHANLKYKFGNRHFWSEGYYVSTVGLNEATVKKYIREQELHDQMKDKLSVKEYEDPFKGSK, encoded by the coding sequence ATGGCAACAAAGACACAGAGCCTTGCGCACACAAAATGGTTATGCAAATACCACATAGTATTTACACCTAAGTATAGACGTAAAGTTATATATAATCAATACAGAAATAGTTTACGTGAAATACTGAGACGTTTATGCGAATATAAGGGCGTCAAGATTATAGAGGGGGAGCTTATGGCCGATCATGTGCATATGCTAGTATTAATCCCACCTAAAATATCAGTTTCATCTTTTATGGGATATTTAAAGGGGAAAAGTGCACTAATGATGTTCGATAAACACGCAAACTTAAAGTATAAATTTGGAAATAGGCACTTTTGGTCCGAGGGTTATTATGTTAGTACAGTAGGTTTAAATGAGGCTACCGTAAAGAAGTATATACGTGAGCAAGAGTTACATGACCAAATGAAAGATAAACTTAGTGTAAAAGAATATGAGGACCCTTTTAAGGGTAGCAAGTAA
- a CDS encoding PTS fructose transporter subunit IIABC has protein sequence MQITDLLKPQSVLLNADPVTKADAIYTLGELMEKGGNLIDKGEYLAAVFAREESGSTGLGDGIATPHAKSAGVKEAGLAAMVVPHGVDFEALDGQPSRLFFMIAAPEGAADTHVEVLSQLAMMVIDPDFKEALIAAPTVERFLELVTAKEQGNFDPSVEGFIKQPEPQEAPSLTDTIEEKATEAIEKVAPKISVDNPHYEVLAVTGCPTGIAHTYMAAESLERKAKEMGISLKVEKNGASGVKDALTAEEIEHAKCIIVASDRQVEMARFDGKPMIQTKVANGINKAEELLREATAGTAPVYHASAADRESAEIAASASDSVGRQIYKHLMNGVSHMLPFVIGGGILIALAFLFDTFDPANPKNFGSGTPLSGFLMQIGGASFGFMLPVLAGYIAMSIADRPGLVAGFVGGLLANQGGSGFLGALIAGFAAGYLVLLVKKLVSGLPQALEGTKPVLFYPVLGVLFIGLAITFVINPPVSALNHWLMDSLQSMGTTSRILLGLIFGAMMSVDMGGPVNKAAYVIGTGALATGEYGIMAAVMAGGMVPPLAIALCTTFFPSRFTEAERKSGITNYIMGLSFITEGAIPFAAADPVRVLPACIIGAGTAGALSMFFECTLRAPHGGIFVVPTIGNPLLYLASIAIGSVIACIILALLKPSLKK, from the coding sequence ATGCAAATCACTGATTTATTAAAACCTCAATCCGTCCTGCTAAATGCGGACCCTGTTACAAAGGCTGACGCTATTTATACCTTAGGCGAGTTAATGGAAAAAGGCGGTAACCTCATCGACAAAGGTGAGTACTTAGCAGCCGTTTTCGCTCGTGAGGAATCTGGCTCTACCGGCCTTGGTGACGGCATCGCTACACCACATGCTAAGTCCGCAGGCGTAAAAGAAGCAGGCCTAGCAGCTATGGTTGTGCCTCACGGCGTAGACTTCGAAGCACTCGACGGTCAACCATCTCGTTTATTCTTCATGATTGCAGCTCCAGAAGGCGCAGCTGACACTCATGTAGAGGTATTGAGCCAATTAGCTATGATGGTTATCGACCCAGATTTCAAAGAAGCCCTCATCGCTGCTCCAACTGTAGAACGTTTCTTGGAGCTCGTAACAGCGAAAGAGCAAGGCAACTTTGATCCATCTGTAGAAGGCTTTATTAAACAACCTGAACCTCAAGAAGCACCAAGCCTCACTGATACTATTGAAGAAAAAGCTACAGAAGCTATCGAAAAAGTAGCTCCTAAAATTTCTGTAGATAATCCTCACTATGAAGTATTAGCCGTTACAGGTTGTCCTACAGGCATCGCGCACACCTACATGGCTGCGGAGTCCTTAGAGCGCAAAGCTAAAGAAATGGGCATTTCCTTAAAGGTTGAGAAAAACGGTGCATCTGGCGTAAAAGATGCGCTTACAGCAGAAGAAATTGAACATGCCAAATGCATTATCGTCGCTTCTGACCGCCAAGTAGAAATGGCTCGCTTCGATGGCAAGCCTATGATTCAAACAAAGGTAGCTAACGGCATCAATAAAGCAGAAGAATTATTGCGTGAAGCTACAGCTGGAACAGCACCTGTATATCATGCCTCTGCAGCTGACCGCGAATCCGCTGAAATCGCTGCTAGCGCATCTGACAGTGTAGGTCGTCAAATCTACAAACACTTGATGAACGGCGTATCTCACATGTTGCCATTCGTTATCGGTGGCGGTATCTTGATTGCCCTTGCATTCTTGTTCGATACATTCGATCCTGCGAATCCTAAAAACTTCGGTTCTGGTACACCTTTATCTGGCTTCTTAATGCAAATCGGTGGCGCATCCTTTGGCTTCATGTTGCCAGTGCTAGCTGGTTACATTGCTATGAGTATTGCTGATCGCCCAGGTCTTGTAGCTGGTTTCGTTGGTGGCTTATTGGCTAACCAAGGTGGCTCTGGTTTCCTTGGCGCATTAATCGCCGGCTTTGCAGCAGGTTATTTAGTATTATTAGTAAAAAAATTAGTATCTGGTTTGCCTCAAGCGTTAGAAGGTACAAAACCAGTTCTCTTCTATCCTGTACTTGGTGTATTGTTCATAGGTCTTGCCATTACCTTCGTAATCAACCCTCCTGTATCTGCACTTAACCACTGGTTAATGGACTCCTTGCAATCCATGGGTACTACTAGCCGCATATTGTTAGGTCTCATCTTTGGTGCTATGATGTCCGTTGATATGGGCGGTCCTGTAAACAAAGCGGCTTACGTTATCGGCACTGGCGCACTTGCTACTGGTGAATATGGTATTATGGCGGCTGTAATGGCAGGTGGTATGGTTCCTCCGTTGGCAATCGCTCTTTGTACTACATTCTTCCCTAGCCGCTTCACAGAAGCAGAACGTAAATCTGGTATTACAAACTATATTATGGGTCTTTCCTTCATCACAGAAGGGGCTATCCCATTTGCAGCGGCGGATCCAGTTCGCGTATTACCAGCTTGCATCATCGGTGCTGGTACAGCTGGTGCATTGTCCATGTTCTTCGAATGTACATTACGCGCTCCACATGGCGGTATCTTCGTAGTACCAACAATCGGTAACCCACTTCTTTACCTTGCATCCATTGCAATCGGCTCCGTTATCGCTTGCATCATCTTGGCACTATTAAAACCAAGCTTGAAAAAATAA
- the ptsP gene encoding phosphoenolpyruvate--protein phosphotransferase, protein MRIQGISGSRGVAVGNVYRYIQEEIVIPDYTVAEDQVEAEIGKFAAAMASTLKQLDTIRQKALKEMGPEEAAIFEAHMQIAQDPSLSDGIKSLVESSHTNVVAATAQTIETFANIFLGMEDPYMRERGADIKDIGDRLMRNMLGMNPRGLSHISGEVILVAHDLAPSDTASLDKNVVKGIVTAAGGPTSHAAIMARTLEIPAVMGVGDIEGFVDGEKAVVLGTDGIVETNPSDADWAEYTNQATAYQEELKRLRESANLEAKTTDGHHVELFGNIGKSKDAKRALTMGAQGIGLYRTEFLYMENDELPAEDVQFEEYKKVAEDMQGQPVIIRTMDIGGDKELKCLDLPTEMNPFLGYRAIRISLNRPDIFKVQLRALLRASAFGDIHIMYPMIASVEEVKQANAMLEECKAELTAEGKEFNKNIKVGIMIEVPAAAVISPILAKYVDFFSIGTNDLCQYTLAVDRMNESIGSLYQPLHPGVLRLIKHVIDASHEQGKFTGMCGELASDPVATMILLGLGLDEFSMTASSIPLIKKILRSVSKAECEDVANKALSIDTAEEITDYAKSVLAEKGLL, encoded by the coding sequence ATGCGAATTCAAGGGATTTCTGGATCTCGTGGCGTTGCAGTAGGCAATGTATATAGATATATTCAAGAGGAAATTGTCATTCCTGATTACACTGTAGCAGAGGATCAGGTAGAAGCGGAAATTGGTAAGTTTGCTGCTGCTATGGCATCTACCTTAAAGCAATTGGATACAATCCGTCAAAAGGCTTTGAAAGAAATGGGCCCTGAAGAGGCGGCTATTTTTGAAGCACATATGCAAATTGCTCAAGACCCATCTTTATCTGATGGTATTAAATCCCTCGTTGAGTCTAGCCATACTAACGTTGTAGCGGCTACAGCTCAAACCATTGAAACCTTTGCCAATATCTTCCTCGGTATGGAAGATCCATACATGCGCGAACGGGGTGCAGATATCAAAGATATCGGTGATCGTTTGATGCGCAATATGTTAGGTATGAACCCTCGTGGCTTATCCCATATTTCTGGGGAGGTTATATTGGTGGCTCATGATTTGGCGCCATCCGATACGGCATCTCTAGATAAAAATGTTGTAAAAGGCATTGTAACAGCTGCTGGTGGCCCTACATCTCATGCGGCTATCATGGCACGTACATTGGAAATTCCTGCCGTTATGGGCGTTGGTGATATTGAAGGCTTTGTTGATGGCGAGAAAGCCGTTGTACTTGGTACAGATGGTATTGTCGAAACAAATCCATCTGATGCGGATTGGGCTGAATATACAAATCAAGCTACTGCTTACCAAGAGGAATTAAAACGCCTACGCGAATCTGCCAATCTTGAAGCTAAGACTACAGATGGTCATCATGTAGAATTATTTGGCAATATCGGTAAGTCTAAAGATGCTAAACGTGCTCTTACAATGGGCGCACAAGGTATCGGCTTATACCGTACAGAATTCTTGTACATGGAAAATGATGAATTGCCAGCAGAAGATGTACAGTTCGAAGAATATAAAAAGGTTGCAGAAGATATGCAGGGACAGCCTGTTATCATTCGTACCATGGATATCGGTGGTGACAAGGAGTTGAAATGCCTTGATTTGCCAACGGAAATGAATCCATTCCTTGGTTACCGTGCCATTCGTATTTCCTTGAACCGCCCAGATATCTTCAAAGTACAATTGCGTGCGTTATTGCGCGCTAGTGCCTTTGGTGATATTCATATCATGTACCCTATGATCGCTTCCGTAGAAGAAGTGAAACAAGCGAATGCTATGCTTGAAGAATGTAAGGCAGAACTTACAGCTGAAGGCAAAGAATTCAATAAGAATATTAAGGTTGGTATTATGATCGAAGTACCAGCGGCGGCTGTTATTTCTCCAATCTTGGCAAAATACGTAGACTTCTTCAGTATTGGTACCAACGATTTATGCCAATACACTTTGGCCGTAGACCGTATGAATGAATCTATTGGTTCTCTATATCAACCATTGCATCCAGGCGTATTACGTCTTATCAAACATGTTATCGATGCGAGCCATGAACAAGGTAAATTTACAGGTATGTGCGGTGAACTCGCTAGTGATCCTGTGGCTACAATGATTTTATTGGGTTTAGGCCTTGACGAATTCTCCATGACAGCGTCTTCTATACCACTTATTAAGAAAATCTTGCGCTCTGTTTCTAAAGCAGAATGTGAAGACGTGGCTAATAAAGCACTTTCCATAGATACAGCAGAAGAAATTACAGACTATGCTAAATCTGTACTAGCTGAAAAAGGCTTACTATAA
- a CDS encoding Na+/H+ antiporter NhaC family protein, with translation MPKNTEPLIGLLLSILVIIIAVANSIAIGYALIVVWCIMAYVFYRKGYQPKELLNLSWTGAKTSIVVMQIFLLIGWLIAMWQAAGVIPMIIATGIDLIDPSIFIACAFLLTALVSMLLGTALGTVGTIGIVLITMARAGNIPENIVAGAIIAGAYFGDRNGSLSSSASLVAALTHTKVSTNIPIMFKDGLPALVISTVLYLILSQWFPLNYANSLLSDTIHFVFNIDWTLWIPVIIVIGLLPLKVSIRWPIGLSALAAAILAYTNQGATLSDLGWYTLTGFELPHYNPLADIIHGGGLQTMFIPTLSIFMATAISGMLEGVGFWNDIRQLLERAKTRSDVFAANVGLAFLTGAVGCSQAIAVVMTHSIMRITYAQRGIQDEDVMLDFENSGIVIAPLQPWNIAAYVPVVMMGTSTAGYVPFAFFLYLVPLLYWLRLRNQDQPIIR, from the coding sequence ATGCCGAAAAATACAGAGCCCCTCATAGGCTTACTTCTATCCATACTCGTCATCATCATCGCCGTAGCTAATAGCATTGCCATCGGTTACGCCTTGATTGTGGTATGGTGCATTATGGCTTATGTGTTCTACCGCAAAGGGTACCAACCAAAGGAACTACTAAACCTATCATGGACAGGTGCTAAAACCTCCATTGTGGTGATGCAAATATTCCTGCTCATCGGTTGGCTCATCGCCATGTGGCAAGCTGCAGGCGTTATCCCTATGATTATCGCCACAGGCATCGACTTGATTGATCCTTCTATCTTTATCGCTTGTGCCTTTTTATTAACAGCACTAGTGAGCATGCTGTTAGGAACTGCCCTTGGCACTGTGGGTACCATAGGTATTGTACTCATTACGATGGCAAGAGCTGGTAATATTCCAGAGAATATCGTAGCAGGTGCCATCATTGCTGGCGCTTACTTTGGGGATCGGAATGGTTCTTTATCGTCTAGCGCCTCTCTCGTAGCAGCCTTAACTCATACAAAGGTATCGACTAACATTCCTATTATGTTTAAGGATGGTCTACCAGCACTTGTTATTTCTACAGTGCTCTACCTAATACTATCCCAGTGGTTCCCTCTCAACTATGCAAATAGCTTACTGTCTGATACGATCCACTTTGTGTTCAACATCGATTGGACCTTGTGGATTCCTGTGATCATCGTCATTGGTCTGTTACCTTTGAAAGTATCTATCCGTTGGCCTATCGGCCTTAGTGCATTAGCAGCGGCAATTTTGGCTTATACCAATCAGGGCGCTACCCTTTCTGATTTAGGCTGGTATACCTTAACAGGCTTTGAACTACCACATTATAATCCACTAGCAGATATCATTCACGGCGGTGGCTTACAAACGATGTTCATCCCTACCCTTTCCATTTTTATGGCAACTGCCATTTCTGGCATGCTCGAAGGGGTTGGCTTCTGGAACGATATTCGACAACTATTAGAGCGAGCAAAAACACGAAGCGATGTATTTGCTGCAAACGTAGGTCTTGCCTTTTTAACAGGTGCTGTAGGTTGTAGTCAAGCTATTGCAGTAGTGATGACCCACTCTATTATGCGCATTACCTACGCACAACGAGGCATTCAGGACGAAGATGTGATGCTCGACTTTGAAAATAGTGGCATCGTCATTGCTCCATTACAACCATGGAACATCGCTGCCTACGTACCTGTAGTTATGATGGGTACTAGCACCGCTGGCTATGTACCATTCGCCTTCTTCCTATACCTCGTACCGCTCCTTTACTGGTTACGACTACGGAATCAAGATCAACCAATTATACGTTAA